In the Gammaproteobacteria bacterium genome, one interval contains:
- a CDS encoding YdcF family protein — protein MKVYILPGRRRAKLQSIRMREWFILVLSNLVIAATGGLSLLWQLSRVYTVARTAPAMTPRARWLLVLGVRLQKGAITDDYALRLEKVQALQTRNPKCRILLLGGSVGAEGATEAEKGKEYLAGRGVSSSRIMLEDRSRNTLENLRCARAVLGDTGTERAVLITNRYHLARCQAIAVGLGLPHTLCAAEERLRLDAHVLVRFLPEAYYLHWIVIGRVWDRLAGRALG, from the coding sequence GTGAAGGTGTACATCCTACCCGGCCGGCGACGTGCGAAATTGCAGAGTATCCGCATGCGGGAATGGTTCATATTGGTGCTCTCCAATCTGGTCATTGCCGCGACTGGCGGACTTTCGTTGCTCTGGCAGTTATCCCGTGTTTATACGGTAGCCAGAACTGCTCCTGCTATGACTCCGCGGGCGCGATGGCTACTGGTATTAGGGGTGCGTCTGCAAAAGGGCGCCATTACTGATGACTACGCGTTACGCCTTGAAAAGGTGCAGGCGCTCCAAACGAGGAATCCCAAATGCCGCATTCTGCTGTTGGGCGGTAGTGTTGGAGCCGAAGGCGCAACGGAGGCGGAGAAAGGCAAGGAGTACCTGGCAGGGCGCGGCGTATCGTCCTCCCGGATTATGCTGGAAGACAGATCACGCAACACACTTGAGAACCTACGGTGCGCGCGGGCGGTGTTGGGAGACACCGGCACGGAGCGCGCCGTGCTCATTACTAATCGCTACCATCTGGCGAGGTGCCAGGCAATAGCAGTCGGTCTCGGTCTGCCGCACACCCTGTGCGCTGCGGAAGAGAGGTTGCGCTTGGACGCGCACGTCCTCGTGCGATTTCTCCCAGAGGCTTACTACTTACACTGGATAGTGATCGGTCGAGTTTGGGACCGGTTAGCCGGTCGTGCGCTTGGCTAG
- a CDS encoding transposase, with protein MSTEKRGRYTAEFRREAARLITEHGYKMSQATRNQEVNANM; from the coding sequence ATGAGTACTGAGAAACGCGGCAGATACACGGCTGAGTTTAGACGCGAAGCGGCCAGGTTGATCACAGAGCACGGTTACAAGATGTCCCAGGCGACGCGAAACCAGGAGGTCAATGCCAATATGTGA